AGGCTTCAGGCCGTATTTCTTGATCCCGTCATCGTTAGCAATTAGAACAGAAGCGGCACCATCCACAATACCCGAAGAGTTTCCGAGAGTGTGAATATGATTGATCTTGCCTACATCTGGATAAGATCTAAGAGCGATCGCATCTAACTCTTTTTCTCCGATAGTTTTGAACACTGCTCCGAGTCCGGAAAGGAATGCATAATCGGATTCTATTCTAGGATTTTCGTCGGTATCCACTACGCTTCCGTCTTCCAGTTTTACCGGAATAATAGATTTTTTGAATGCTCCGTCTTTGATAGCTTTGTCGGCTTTCAATTGAGAAGATTCTGCGAATTTATCCGCCTCTTCTCTGGAGATATTATATTTTGTAGCGATTAGGTCGGCAGAAATACCTTGAGGAACCAGATTATAATGTTTTTGAATATTAGGATTTCCTATATTAAAATCACGGTCTCCTAAGTCAGCGCCCATTTTGACGCGGCTCATGGATTCTACTCCGCCGCCGAGTCCTACGGTCATCGCTCCGGATTGAACGTGGTTCGCGATATTGTTTACCGCTTGTAATCCGGATCCGCAGAATCTGTTTACGGTATAACCTGGAACTGAATTAGGCCATTGTGCTGCCATGACCGCATAACGCGCAATGCAGGCCGCTTGGTCGTCTACCTGAGAGACGCAACCGAGTACTACTTCTTCGACGACTTCTGGTTTGAGGCCGTTTCTTTCTTGGATTGCTTTTAAGGTTGCTGCGGAAAGTTCTTGAGGGTGAACAGAAGCGAGAGTGCCTCTTTTCTTTCCTTTTCCGCGAGGGGTACGAACCGCATCGATAACGTATGCGTTGGACATAGTATTTCTCCTATAACGAAAGCCGTTCGTTTATTCTTGAACATGGGTTCAAAAACGAGATCTGCTTACGACTCGAGTTTATCGTAAAGCGCGGAAAAGCAAGTCGTTTTGTTTTAGGAGTTCAGCCGAAAATCACTCGGTCGAACACTTTGAAATACCAACAATCCCCTTTTAGATTTTCATAAAATCC
Above is a window of Leptospira semungkisensis DNA encoding:
- a CDS encoding acetyl-CoA C-acetyltransferase, with the protein product MSNAYVIDAVRTPRGKGKKRGTLASVHPQELSAATLKAIQERNGLKPEVVEEVVLGCVSQVDDQAACIARYAVMAAQWPNSVPGYTVNRFCGSGLQAVNNIANHVQSGAMTVGLGGGVESMSRVKMGADLGDRDFNIGNPNIQKHYNLVPQGISADLIATKYNISREEADKFAESSQLKADKAIKDGAFKKSIIPVKLEDGSVVDTDENPRIESDYAFLSGLGAVFKTIGEKELDAIALRSYPDVGKINHIHTLGNSSGIVDGAASVLIANDDGIKKYGLKPRAKILSTVATGEDPTIMLTGPVSASKKALQMAGLKVEDIDLWEINEAFASVVLYTQKTLGIPLEKINVNGGSIALGHPLGATGAILLGTALDELERRNQRYALITLCIGGGMGIATVIERI